A portion of the Polaribacter cellanae genome contains these proteins:
- a CDS encoding response regulator, with translation MFQKVLIAEDFDIINSGLKATLEKMKIPKITHISYCDEAFLKLKKAKLEGNPFDLLITDLSFVEDHHKQNITSGEALIENVRKEFPTLKIIVFSVEDKPFRIQHLYNHLKIDAYVWKNRNGQKELEKAIQQIYESKSFYISEDLREAIHPRKAIEITEYDIHIIEHLSEGILQDNLPELFVKKQIKPSGKSSIEKRLKFLKEHFNAKNPTHLVAIAKDFGLI, from the coding sequence ATGTTTCAAAAAGTATTAATTGCAGAAGATTTTGATATTATAAATAGCGGATTAAAAGCTACTTTAGAAAAAATGAAGATTCCTAAAATCACTCATATTTCTTATTGCGATGAAGCTTTTTTAAAATTGAAAAAAGCAAAATTAGAAGGGAATCCGTTCGATTTATTAATAACAGACTTATCATTTGTAGAAGATCATCACAAACAAAACATTACGTCTGGTGAAGCTTTAATTGAAAATGTAAGAAAAGAATTTCCTACTTTAAAAATAATTGTTTTTTCTGTGGAAGACAAGCCATTTCGTATTCAACATTTATACAATCATTTAAAAATTGATGCTTATGTATGGAAAAATAGAAACGGACAAAAAGAATTGGAAAAAGCCATTCAGCAAATTTATGAATCTAAAAGTTTCTACATTTCAGAAGATTTAAGAGAAGCCATTCACCCTAGAAAAGCCATTGAAATTACGGAATATGATATTCATATTATAGAACATCTTTCCGAAGGAATTTTGCAAGATAATTTACCTGAATTATTTGTAAAGAAGCAAATAAAACCATCAGGTAAAAGTTCTATAGAAAAAAGATTAAAATTTTTAAAGGAACATTTTAACGCGAAAAACCCAACTCATTTAGTGGCTATTGCTAAAGATTTTGGGTTGATTTAA
- the yidD gene encoding membrane protein insertion efficiency factor YidD: MKIIILNLIKLYWFFKPKKKSAKCIFRKNCSNYIYDKTFNEGFISGIKALKFRINNCKYGFELFVNPTDNKTYMILPNKDVINEKEIAERLL; this comes from the coding sequence TTGAAAATAATAATACTAAATCTTATAAAATTGTACTGGTTTTTTAAACCTAAAAAAAAATCAGCGAAATGTATTTTTAGAAAAAATTGCTCTAACTATATTTATGATAAAACATTTAATGAAGGGTTTATATCAGGCATAAAAGCATTAAAATTCAGAATTAATAACTGCAAATATGGTTTTGAATTATTTGTGAATCCTACAGATAATAAAACATATATGATTCTACCAAACAAAGATGTAATAAATGAAAAAGAGATTGCAGAAAGACTATTATAA